Proteins from one Porites lutea chromosome 3, jaPorLute2.1, whole genome shotgun sequence genomic window:
- the LOC140932485 gene encoding uncharacterized protein — protein sequence MQSEEFNPVLFFKPQGQKSDFNGVEEKDFLLALQTQFQKEMFEKNAHKLICVDATHGTTAYDFQLVKVLVIDDYNEGVPVAWLISNKETTDALKIFFSSLRERCGEVQTETFMSDDADAYYNAWVSTFSRPDRKLLCSWHVYRSWRQKLNEHLKDKEQMAEVYAALKSLQNELSETSFRRSLQHFMAWIRGKSEPLAKYFEKEYVGRTREWAACFRVGSRANTNMFVERFHRTLKEVYLEKKQNRRVDHLIFKLRKISRDKAFEQLIKAEKGKNTVRQRESIKRHKQGESVKKEAVHKQDENFWNVQSASNKQTVHHVRRISSGCSCLLNCPSFDACVHTFECSCADYSIRGVLCSHIHSVNILYPKTIAADLEFPGTELETTSDSDIEKKREELSNIIQQDKQLQESKQLADLKTYALNQIAELSELIQSAPTKDTINTALKHIRSAISVAKGLSVIGSDHQYLKTQLFPPNKLYEKQKRFFSTKKKRKVHHERANCQMPPQRNWRTWKSKCVHFVSRKTHLVEIRTHSSG from the coding sequence ATGCAATCCGAGGAATTCAATCCAGTTTTGTTCTTCAAACCACAAGGCCAGAAATCCGATTTCAATGGTGTGGAAGAAAAAGATTTCCTACTGGCATTGCAAACGCAGTTCcaaaaagaaatgtttgaaaaaaatgctCATAAATTAATATGCGTCGACGCCACCCACGGTACGACGGCATATGACTTCCAGCTAGTCAAAGTTCTTGTCATAGATGACTACAACGAAGGTGTACCCGTAGCGTGGCTCATTAGTAACAAAGAAACGACGGATGCTTTGAAGatctttttttcaagtttaagaGAACGCTGTGGCGAAGTACAGACAGAAACGTTTATGAGTGATGACGCAGACGCTTACTACAACGCCTGGGTTTCTACATTTTCGAGGCCGGACCGGAAACTGTTATGTAGCTGGCACGTTTACCGCAGCTGGCGACAAAAACTGAACGAACATTTGAAAGACAAGGAACAAATGGCCGAGGTATATGCCGCACTGAAGTCTTTACAGAATGAGTTATCCGAAACAAGCTTCAGGCGTTCCTTGCAGCACTTCATGGCGTGGATCAGGGGCAAATCAGAGCCATTGGCTAAGTATTTCGAGAAAGAATACGTAGGAAGAACAAGGGAATGGGCAGCTTGTTTTCGGGTAGGATCACGGGCAAACACTAACATGTTCGTTGAGCGCTTCCATAGAACGCTCAAGGAAGTTTAcctagaaaagaaacaaaaccgtCGCGTTGATCACCTGATATTTAAGCTACGGAAAATATCTCGAGATAAGGCCTTTGAGCAGCTCATTAAAGCTGAGAAAGGCAAAAATACCGTTAGACAACGTGAAAGTATCAAGCGGCACAAACAAGGGGAATCAGTGAAGAAGGAAGCGGTTCACAAGCAGGATGAGAACTTCTGGAATGTTCAGTCGGCCTCTAATAAACAAACTGTGCATCATGTGAGAAGAATAAGTTCAGGTTGCTCATGCCTGTTGAATTGCCCTTCCTTTGATGCTTGCGTCCATACCTTCGAATGTTCTTGTGCTGATTATTCTATAAGGGGTGTGTTGTGCTCCCATATCCACTCTGTAAACATCCTCTACCCAAAAACCATCGCTGCTGATTTAGAATTTCCTGGTACAGAGCTGGAGACCACCAGTGACAGTGACATAGAGAAGAAACGCGAGGAGTTGTCTAATATTATTCAACAGGACAAACAACTCCAGGAAAGCAAACAGCTGGCTGACCTCAAAACATATGCACTTAATCAGATTGCTGAATTGAGTGAATTGATTCAGAGTGCCCCAACAAAAGACACCATAAATACAGCATTGAAGCACATTCGATCTGCAATATCAGTGGCCAAGGGATTGTCTGTCATTGGATCTGACCATCAGTACCTGAAAACACAGTTGTTTCCACCTAATAAACTGTATGAGAAGCAAAAGCGCTTCTtttctacaaagaaaaaaaggaaagttcaTCATGAGAGGGCTAATTGTCAGATGCCACCGCAAAGGAATTGGAGGACATGGAAGTCCAAGTGTGTGCATTTTGTTTCAAGGAAAACCCACCTGGTGGAGATAAGGACACATTCGAGTGGATAG